TCCCAAATTAAACTAGCCAAAACTTTTAATTCATACATATTGgacaatttaatttcaatcCAAAGAATAAATTTACACAATCAACCATGGTGTTCTAAATGTTCAAAATTTGTACaaaaccaaaaatatttttcaaatacaTTAACAAATGTATTTGgctttttaaaaaacttttaaaaaattcaaatgtAAACCAAACTACATCATATGTGCAGCACATACGATGCAAACATACTTTTTGAAAAAACAATCAAAGTGTAGCAGCACATCATTTGTGCAGCTACACTAAtacctttttttaaaaagaatttGACATTTTGTAAAACAAGTAATTTGGCTAATACTcacaattaaaaaaatatattcaaattGTAGCTACACATATACACTACTACTTTGAAAAAATGACATTTTGCATTCCAGTCCCTGGAGACTGGGATGCAAAAAAAATcttgggtttaaaaaaaaaagggaaattttgctAGTCACCACACATTGGATGTGTAGCAACCCTAGATTAAGAAAGGGATCTAAAAGATCCCTAGATCTGTGATTTTTTTCAtgattattttgagaaatttgcCCACTTTCAAACAAGAGTTTCAGAAAAGCCAAAGGAGGGAAATTTGCAGGACTTGCCCCAGAAACACTGCTCAGTCACACCTATTAAAGTTTAACCAGCCTTGCCTATAAAAGCCTACAAGATGTCCTTGTAGGCAAAAATGAtagcaaataaattttgtgaagagGTTAACTTTAAGATTTCTCACCCACTGAATTGACACAAACTGATTATGCAATATAACGGCTCATACACCCAGCGCGCACGCACGGGGATGGggtaataaaaaatagaaaaatatttgaGACTGTCCTCCCTTTCTCTTCCATCTTTAACCTTAGTTTTGAGCATTATTCAAATAGTATTGGTTTAATACAATAATTTAAGCTTCAAAACACGATTTAAGTATTGAATGATCACATGTTCTGATGATTCCAAAAGATGATTTGATCTTGAAGCAAAATGTATAATAAATATTATCGCCACTACCATTATTCTTATATTTTAGTTACCAGCGAGAGGAACGAAAAAGTTCTGTTCCTTTACTTACCTACTTGGTTTGGATCACTGTAGACTTCAACAAAATCACCACCGCACATTGAGAAACCTTCAGTGGTCCCTGCACTGTTTTTGGAGGGATATACTcaatattttaagaaaataaacatATCTATTTGACAACAAACATTGCAGAAATACCAATATCCAAATGGATGAGGAAAATTTGACACAAAATCAATCTACACATTCAGAAATTTCAACTCCACAACCTTCAGAAAAGCACTTTACCAGAATGAGGTAAAACAGAGGAATTAATTTAAGTGTGTAAACTGGTTACAGCTTCGGCCAACAGAATCTTTTAGCAAAGAGTGCTGGTAATACACTATCAAATCTCTTTTATCCAGTCAGTTGAAGGAAAAGAAGCAGCAAAAGTAGTCAATAATCCCAATTAATTACAGGAAACAGCAGAGGAGACAGTTAGTAATGATCACATGCACATAAATATTACCGACATAAGTGACCATAAACAAGGACACATCCATAGCACCAATTGCTGCTCAAGATTTCATCAAGCTGAAGGAGGAGCACTAACTAGGGTACATTCAAAGACTACTGATAAGGTGGCAGGAAGATGCAAAGAGAATAACGGCTTACAAGGACGCCAGAAAACATGCATGATATCAGCATCATCACCAACAGTCAAGAAATGTAAAACACAGAACAAGAAATGCTAACTTATAATGAAGTACCAAATTCTACAGAGCCAAGCACAGCATCACAAGATAAACTAATGTTTGATCACAAATCAAAAAGCATGTAAGAAGGATCATGAACAACCACCATAAACAGACAGAGACACACAAGGGGTAATGGAAGTGCCTGTGTTTTCATTGTGAATAGAATAAATTGCATGAAATGCTTGATCCCAAGCATATTTCCATCAGCATAAGTTTCAAGAGGAATGACCAAAATTTGCTTGAAAAAGAGACAAAGCAACTACAGTAGCGCCACCTAATAGCTCCAAACTCAACAGTTGCAAGACTATGTAAACACTTTCCAAGTGTAACAAGTAAACCTAAGAAGCAGAAGCAGCTCCcaaacacccccccccccccaataaaaaaaatcacCCAGGCCAGCTTTCACTAGGTTGTCCTCCTTCCATTTCAACAAATGAGATCCCAGAAAGCTGGACAGCTTTTAGTGGCAAATTCACGAGGGAACATATCAGGGTAAAGGCTTCATACTTGAGTCATGTTCAGAATAGCTGGAAAGGAATATTTGCACAGGCTTTGCAAAACATGAACCAAATTCCCTGACCTTTCCTTCAACAgaaggaaaaataataataaaaaaaaaaactgaagacTAATGATCCTTGACCACATTCTCCTCCTGGTACATTCAACTTTTGTGACACAAGGACCATCAAGCAAACTCTAAACACTGAAAATTCAAATACCTCTTCTCTTTTTCTAATTGAtaactaaaataaaattgatttttcaccaaaaaagTATGCCTTCTCCCCATTTCACCTAAATGGGTTTAAGCAACCACTAATGCCCAATCACAGACTAGCAGGTTCAATCATCCATATAATATGCAAAAAGAAACTCCAGATTTGTCATATTTGTCTGCGTGTGTATCTGAATGTCTTGAGTGAGACCATTGCTCAAATGCTAATAAGTAGCTTGGTGTATACAGAAACCTTATAGCTGTACATATAAATACGTGTATTCTGAATCCTGTCAATTCACATCAATCGACGTAGTTCAAGATGGAGTTATAATCAGATAGCTAGCAGATACATGgtgattttttctttcaaagaaATGAATTTATGCATGTTATTGctagattttgaaggaaaacaACTGATCCTAACAGAGAAGAATGGAAACATAGCATGATGTATAATTGGAAAGTACTAAAAATACATTAGCCACACTGCACAAAAAAATGTTTGAACCATTGGAGCTGGAGAAAAGTTTATCAGTAAACAGCAAAATATGTGAATGTGGTATCATATGGTCATAAGAATGAAGAATATACAGAAGAAAGTATAATTGTTCACGATTGTGACACATTAATCATACGTAGCAGGATGTATATCGGGAATTGCAACTGGACGAAGCTGATCATTATCGGAAAGAGAGTTGCAATTGCTGTGTATCCATGGGTAGATTGTCCACTCCTCAGCTGTCTGAGCACTGACAGGCAAAAGTGACTTAACATCAGTTTAATGACCATATTGGCCCTGAATCTTtgataatataaaatattcaagtAGTGTCCTCACTGGTTAAGAATAAAGCTTGAACAGATCATCATATAGTATGAAAATTCATTGCCTTGGCATATGAACCCTGCCATACAAAGGAAAACATCAGATGCCTGGAGCAAAAAATTCCATGCGCATGCAAGAAGTTTTCAGCAACAGAAAACGCACCAAGACATGAAATTTCTAGAGCCAGCCTCCCAAGTCCAGCACCAGGGACTAAACAAGTAGGTGGACTATCAAACATGAACATGCTATCAGTATTCTTCAGAAGAAAACTAAAATACTTAATTCAGTGACAGACCAGCAGAATGTGCATAAAGGAACTCATCAACATCAATGTCTGACAAGGTGAAGTACGTATGAGATGCATTAATCTACACAAAACTATAGCAGGACACGAGAAGGAAAGTGACCAACCTCTCTTTACTACGATGAGGAAATAGATTTTGAAGTTCTTCAAGAATGGGCTTATAGCATTGGTCCCGTTCCTTCTGCCCCTGTACAATTTAACTAATGGAATTATTAAATGTACTTCTtcatttaattctttcttactTTCTCTGTcctatattttcatccattaacAGCATCCTCATGTTAAGATTACCATACATAATGGAAGAAACTTCAATGAACACTTGATGATTACCTCGGATGCCCAATCTCGTACAATGTTTCTAATGATACATCGTACCTGGAAATATATCAGAAGGTAAGACGAACAAGACAAACTTtatattattcaaaaaaaaaaatgagatacatcaagaattgaatttgaatccacttaaaaataatataagAATGTTCGAAACTTTACAATTTCATAAGGTCTTTAATAGTTAGATACATGTTCTGAGGCATTTAAATTTGACTTATGGACACCGAATGAAACTGAAAGGTAAGCATTACCAACCCTAACTACAGGACAAAGAAACATAAGGAAAAAGGGACCAATGAGGTTCTAGTGTGACTGCAAAATTACTGGATGAGAAATTAAAGATTGAAAGAACAACACTCTTCATCTGATAACAATTCTAAATCCTTCTAATATAATTGATGGTCTATAAATTTACATCCTAATATCTTATGAATGCTTATAGACATATAACACCAGGAAGAAACAGGaaattatgcatgaaatgacATTATGTGGAATACAACAATTAGAGAGATACTTGTGTAAATAGTAAACATAAAATTATTGTGCATAGTAATTTTATCACGCATCTGGCAGAAAAAAACTGTTCCAATACAGAGTTGGAGGGATTATAAATAAATCAATATCAGCCCGAAACCATTCTGATTCAGCAGAAAGATAAGAGTTTCCTGAATTTGGCAACTCCAGTTATACTGCAACGTTAAAAATAGCAACAGAACTAAATCGCTAAAAAAGTAATCATCAATCATAGTCCACGAAAGTATAATAAGCGAAACTCTTCTTTGCAGAATACCTTATCTACATCCACTAAGGGAACATGCAGTTGCAATGATGGGTCCAACCAATCAGGAGGAGATGACATAACCTGCAATGGAAAATCAAgtaagataaaaagaaaaaatcatacGACAGGGAATGGAACACAATCAAATGCtctaagcaaataaaaaaagataGATAGAGCACAAAGTAACATTCATGAgcattctttttcatttttactcTAGCTATTAGAACAGATACAAGAGGCGGTACAACATTCCagcgaaagaaaagaaaaggttaTTTTTTTCAGGTTACCATGAAATTCATGTTTAGCTTTTGTGGCTAAGTGTCATTTTCAAAGGAACTTATATTAGCTAGTAAATTGTTGccaaagaaaatataaaaatcaaaagTCTTGAGTAAAGAAGAAATGTAGGATGAGAACAGCATAGCCATTAAAACAATATGACCATAAAACTTCTTGTATATGTAGTTGTTTGAGTTGACAAATAAAAGAAGACATCAGACACTGCTACCTCCCTTCCCACCCAACCCAGCCCCCTTCCTCCCGTCCATCACAGATTCTCTCCTTGCTTTTCGAGAAAAAGGGGAAGCATGGGCCAGCCCCTTGAGTAATGAAAGTGAAGAGCTTACATTTCCAGTACAACCAAGAGCAGAACAAGTTGCCTCATTGTTAGGGCAACCTTCATCTCCCTTGTACTCCAAGCCTATACCGCAGCTCCCAGCATTGGTCTCAGTAGATTGTTCATTTCTCATCTCCTGTTGTTATCTACAGAGGTCAAATCTCataatgaaaatgaaagatAGAGAACCAAATACTCCTATTACAATGAAAAGAAAGTGTCAGAGTTCATTCATCGTTATTACTTTAGGAAACCTGCAAATGACATCTCCAAGGTTTGGTCCATCTGTTTTCAAGAGAGGAACTCTTCCATCTTCTGAGGGAAGCTCGCTAGGACCAAGGTTTCTCTGACCAGGTAACAGGTGACTATCTGAAACATCGCTCTGAAGTTCATGCTCACAAATATCAATGTCCTGACTCATATCAAGTGGTGGCTCAAACATCtgcaaagaaacaaaattgTTGAGTTTTTGTGACAATAGTAGGTCTAAACAACACATTTCAACAGACCTCAGCACCAATACAATGCTAGGCAAAATTAGTCACCAACAGTAAAGgtattaaaaagaaagaagcaaagcagacaaataaaaattttaattaccTTAAGCAtctcaaaaatgaaaaatgaattcTTTGGAATGCACCTGCACCAAGAATAGCAGAATTATCAGAATCAGATAAGAAGAGTAACTtatcaattgaagcattttatTAGACATGAAGCATTTATTCTCAAGATACAAATGACAATTATCAGAAACACAATAGAGTCAGGTGACAGGAAATTGTAGATTCATGCAAGGAATTTCATTCTAATGATGATCATAGAGATGCACCTGACTATGTAAGACAACTTACAGTTTAATGAGCTTATAATATCACTCTTTAAGAGgaatcaagaaaaaaaagtgCTATCAGAAAATATTCTTAGACAGATTGAAGTTTGTCATCACAGAGCACTATCTTTACTTCAGTTTTCACATTGGCATTTCATAAACAAGCAAAAAATGGTCATCTGAGCAAGAGAGATGGTTTACAATGTAATAATACAGCATAGGAGTGAAATATAACCATTTGAATCTGATTCTGCATAGATCCATTAAAAGTATTGAAGAAACTGTCAACAAAGACCTGAGCTTAATTGGTTCGCATAAGAATGAGTAAATTACGTGTATGCAAAGTAACTTAAATTTCAGAACACTCGAGAGACGAGGATCTATTACTCAAACAGAACCAAAAGAATGCAAATAATCTAATTCACCCTTAGTAAAAAATGAACTGAAGGTTACAAAAAATCATACCATCTAAGTTTCTGAAATTTAGATGGAAGGTGACACAGCAATGCCTGCAAAATGCAAAATATTTATCATAAGAATCAGGCTAAACTTTAAGCATATTAAAGCATAATGGCTGAAGAAGTAACTTGGACATCACTAACTACACCAAATATACAAAAGAGCTTTTATGACTGCTTAAAGCATATTGCAGGAACATGTCTTTTTGAAAGATAACAAATGACAACTATGCTAAAATGTAAATCACCAAATAACACAAACAGCTACAAGTTGCAATATTTATCCTTAAATACTCCTAGAAGGTTCTGACCATACTCATAAATGCCAAAGTCCATGGAACTAAACTCTTGCTTACAAGAAAAGATTTATAGATGATATGGCACTGGGTTTCACCACCCAAATTACCAAATAAAGCAAATTATTAGGCAATACTGTCTACACTTTTCTTAATATTTGAGTCATATGGTACGGGCATGGAGCTTGTAGCTGAAGCAGAAAGCATGTTATAATTGACTAAGATCCTTGAAATGTTAGACAATATTTCTACATCTGTTCTGGAATGATTGAGAAACATATTTATTAGATTGTAATTCATGCTTATAAGTCTTATCAGCTACTCGAATCCTTGAACCACTGTTTCTAGTCGAGCATTCAAGCCAGATAAACATACCCATGTCCACTGGGTTCGATATGCAACTTTACTTTGTGCAATTTCATTTATACTGTCTCTGGTGATCTATTTCAAGTATAGTTGCATTCAACTTCACTTTTTATCAGGCTTGCAATTTGCATGAATTCTTTTgagtcatgaaattcaaaatgacCATCAACTTTTGTGGTTAATAACTATAATCTGAAATATCCAGTATCGTATTTCacatccccccccccccctttttatGATAAGGCAAAGCACTTTCATGGCCACTTAAAAGTACCTGCTACAATATTTCGAAACTTTACTATTTGCAATCACAAAAAGGCAACTCAAATTTTGATAATGTAAATGTTACACACTATTATGCATTCAATTGTTAATATAGTTGATTTTCTCCACTGTACAGTAGTTCCCTAAGTTAATCAATCCTGGCCACTCAATTCAAAA
This sequence is a window from Coffea eugenioides isolate CCC68of chromosome 7, Ceug_1.0, whole genome shotgun sequence. Protein-coding genes within it:
- the LOC113778298 gene encoding carnosine N-methyltransferase-like: MGTESIEDDEQLRRMKLEVALEVKSLRRIISAYLNYPEAAEEAVKRNERSFERLPPAHKALLCHLPSKFQKLRWCIPKNSFFIFEMLKMFEPPLDMSQDIDICEHELQSDVSDSHLLPGQRNLGPSELPSEDGRVPLLKTDGPNLGDVICRFPKEMRNEQSTETNAGSCGIGLEYKGDEGCPNNEATCSALGCTGNVMSSPPDWLDPSLQLHVPLVDVDKVRCIIRNIVRDWASEGQKERDQCYKPILEELQNLFPHRSKESPPTCLVPGAGLGRLALEISCLGFICQGNEFSYYMMICSSFILNHAQTAEEWTIYPWIHSNCNSLSDNDQLRPVAIPDIHPATAGTTEGFSMCGGDFVEVYSDPNQVGAWDAVVTCFFLDTAHNIVEYIDIISRILKDGGVWINLGPLLYHFADMYGQEDEMSVELSLEDVKKVALHYGFEFEQSSTIETTYTTNPRSMMQNQYHAAFWSMRKRMKNV